In a genomic window of Onychostoma macrolepis isolate SWU-2019 chromosome 08, ASM1243209v1, whole genome shotgun sequence:
- the dgcr6 gene encoding protein DGCR6 yields MDTYIDDQSDAARQQERHYYLLSELQALVKDLPSSFQQRLSYTTLSDLAQALIDGTVYEIVQGLLDIQHLTEKNLYNQRQKLHSEHRALKQDLVRKHKQALQTCKSHNLAVLKTNQRAETEALDQRVKEEQRMMDEKVVAEMDQKVLDQQNMLEKAGVPGFYITTNPQEVMMQMNLLELVLKLQQKETVSGSLP; encoded by the exons ATGGACACGTACATCGACGATCAGTCTGATGCTGCCAGACAACAGGAGAGACACTATTACCTGCTTTCAGAGCTGCAGGCGCTCGTCAAGGACCTGCCCAG CTCGTTTCAGCAGCGTCTGTCCTACACCACGCTCAGTGATCTGGCTCAAGCGCTCATCGACGGGACGGTGTATGAAATAGTTCAAGGGCTGCTGGACATTCAACACCTGACGGAGAAAAACCTCTACAACCAGAGACAGAAACTGCACAGCGAGcacagag ctcTCAAGCAGGATTTGGTTCGGAAACACAAACAGGCTCTGCAGACGTGCAAGTCTCACAATCTGGCCGTTCTGAAAACCAACCAGAGAGCAGAAACTGAG GCTCTTGATCAGCGGGTGAAAGAAGAGCAGAGGATGATGGATGAGAAGGTTGTGGCTGAGATGGATCAGAAGGTTCTGGATCAGCAGAACATGCTGGAGAAAGCAGGCGTGCCGGGTTTCTACATCACCACCAACCCACAG GAGGTGATGATGCAGATGAATTTGCTGGAACTGGTCCTGAAGCTGCAGCAGAAAGAGACGGTGTCTGGATCTCTGCCCTGA